In Oscillatoria acuminata PCC 6304, a single window of DNA contains:
- a CDS encoding CHAT domain-containing protein: MISPIKSIYIGWLFTLSLCGTLTIQPTHAQPIVPGTDTKTQVTPNGNTFNIEGGTVSEDGSNLFHTFTEFGLSAGEIANFMSNSQIQNILTRINGGNPSIINGLIQVTGGQSNLFLMNPSGILFGSGASLNVPGSFMATTADRIGLSGSGSVQWFDAKHTNLYSSLVGSPSQFVFSMPEAGAIVNAGNLGVGPNQNLILLGGSVVSTGTLSAQGSLIVAGVPGQSLVRISQVGHLLSFDVDPYLLQTTPTEQSASPEVRFNPQSLPELLAGGGGSHATGVQINSDGTVTLTGSGLSVEHGDVSNRAIQAQTAIVFATGNLTVAESQLETTGNLHLQADNEVRFVDSPMNPVEVKVGRNLQIRGDTSVTLDLLNHPDSQIQVQGNLMVVSEGNITLDGALQSGGNLRIVNTASQPIAFQSQNELALMAGGDVVFGNYTGGPLRVDAVGSIQGGNISLSIAEEGNPSPGGVHLSAGGRGTSPSSVTDSLELSSGSIVVGDIAIARPDSSVTVQAMGSIQTGAIATEGGNITLSSAWGGIDTTGGNLDASASSNPQGGAIALTAENRIISGDLITENNGIQIKGPLELSDVVTFRTIGSTEDAGGGNIQVTGTINGNVQLNLEAGIGDVVLEGEIGNQVAIAELSIDAQNIDFRSTTTSQGPIAIDATGTVTLGDRLTTTGGTVNITASDAIVTDDITTSGASIHLNSQNSQITTGNLESGAIAADGGTISLRSFAGLSTGAIDTHSTIGAGGNVTLHSEQNDIQASFINTEGATIGGNVSIQTTGAVRIVNSFLSQTGGEFSISTAAPQGGEITITHGRSEFVIGDLDGNGILENGAIAAITTGSGEFLSLGESVSQSRIYLNPNPSLESATSETASESRTTLDEKATNQEETQSSDPSTPSESDSQPEAETPEETDSTTEDSSTDLGEETPPVEETTAVDPDPTPEAPGVESATPEEPVAVSEPAVTPTPEEPVAVSEPAVTPTPEEPVAVSEPAVTPTPEKPVAVSEPAVTPTPEEPVAVSEPAVTPTPEEPVAVSEPAVTPTPEEPVAVSEPQGTDIPRNIPISENQGTVETIPRLEQVIPPPVVEILPSEPVELPIIREVLTEPIAVMPTEILQNPEPLTQTPGPTVEPVAVNSELPAPPPPAIVPPLRTPQSSPMVPPPALPRNDISENARGVVEMEVGNLGSREVPILQIERSPSSIAPSSVEGRVPTAPIEQVEGTVAIPAVEAIASPGKLDSPQLSVQLELEAAAQASIPQIEQMRMQEFYPNQQGPLSEDEAGAKNVRDLLQGIRQEINVNPAVVYAMSLPEELQLVVMTAEGVPIIHTIPTVSRDALRAKVTELLSELTNPRKTNTDSYMSASVQLYQWLIAPIAAELEAQGIDMLMFSLDAGLRGIPLAALHDGEQFLIEKYRLGLIPSVNLTETSYKNLNETRVLAMGASDFKDPSVPSLKAVPVELALISEVFSLEKYFLNEEFTADNLRASRRQQNYDIIHLATHVKFYNEIEYPEGVSVASRRKSYIQFWDEQVPLEQMRQLGLDAGTVELLVLSACETAVGSSEIELGFAGLAVQMGVKSVLASLWQVDDEGTLGLMSEFYQQLSAQEQTIKSEALRQAQLAFLRGEVWMSGDHLVTPRGEIDLPPQITPEMGDRSFAHPYYWAAFTLVGSPW; encoded by the coding sequence ATGATTTCACCCATCAAAAGCATCTATATCGGGTGGTTATTCACGCTTTCCCTTTGCGGGACACTCACCATTCAACCCACCCATGCCCAACCGATTGTTCCCGGCACCGATACCAAGACCCAAGTAACCCCGAATGGGAATACCTTCAATATTGAAGGCGGAACGGTTTCGGAAGATGGCAGCAACCTCTTCCATACTTTTACCGAGTTTGGGCTCAGCGCTGGAGAAATTGCTAATTTTATGTCTAACTCCCAGATTCAAAATATTTTAACACGAATCAATGGGGGCAATCCTTCTATTATTAATGGGCTAATTCAAGTCACCGGGGGACAGTCTAATTTATTTTTGATGAACCCCAGTGGCATCCTGTTTGGTTCAGGAGCCAGTTTAAATGTTCCGGGTTCATTCATGGCGACAACCGCAGATCGGATAGGTTTGTCTGGGTCGGGATCGGTGCAATGGTTTGATGCGAAACACACGAATCTTTACAGCAGTTTGGTCGGTAGTCCCAGTCAATTTGTATTTTCGATGCCGGAAGCTGGGGCGATCGTGAATGCCGGAAATTTAGGGGTGGGACCGAATCAAAATTTAATCCTGCTTGGGGGTTCTGTGGTCAGTACCGGCACCCTTTCGGCTCAAGGCAGTTTGATTGTGGCAGGGGTACCGGGTCAAAGTCTGGTCCGGATTAGCCAAGTTGGACATCTCCTGAGTTTTGATGTGGACCCTTATCTGTTGCAAACCACACCCACGGAACAATCTGCCTCCCCAGAAGTTCGGTTCAATCCCCAGTCTTTACCGGAATTGTTAGCAGGTGGGGGTGGTTCTCATGCCACTGGAGTTCAGATCAATTCCGATGGGACAGTCACTCTGACGGGTTCAGGGTTGAGCGTGGAACATGGGGATGTGAGTAATCGTGCCATTCAAGCTCAAACCGCCATTGTATTCGCCACGGGCAATTTGACGGTGGCAGAAAGTCAGCTTGAAACCACGGGCAATTTGCACTTGCAAGCAGACAATGAGGTGAGATTTGTCGATAGTCCGATGAATCCGGTTGAGGTGAAGGTGGGGCGGAATTTGCAGATTCGCGGCGATACGAGCGTTACTCTCGATCTGCTCAATCATCCAGATTCTCAAATCCAGGTCCAGGGGAATTTGATGGTAGTCAGTGAGGGCAACATTACCCTGGATGGCGCTTTGCAAAGCGGGGGAAATCTGAGGATTGTCAATACAGCATCCCAACCGATCGCGTTTCAAAGTCAGAATGAGTTGGCGCTCATGGCGGGCGGGGATGTGGTATTTGGAAATTATACCGGGGGACCTCTGCGGGTTGATGCCGTCGGAAGCATCCAAGGTGGAAACATTTCCTTGTCGATCGCCGAGGAAGGCAATCCTTCCCCAGGAGGGGTCCACTTAAGTGCCGGGGGGAGAGGTACTTCACCCTCTTCGGTGACTGACTCCCTGGAATTATCGTCAGGAAGCATCGTTGTCGGAGACATCGCGATCGCTCGTCCGGATAGTTCGGTGACTGTCCAGGCAATGGGCTCGATTCAAACAGGGGCCATCGCCACGGAAGGGGGCAATATTACCCTATCCAGCGCTTGGGGTGGCATTGATACCACTGGGGGAAACCTGGATGCTTCTGCTTCCTCCAACCCGCAAGGGGGGGCGATCGCCTTGACTGCTGAGAATCGGATTATTTCTGGGGATTTAATCACTGAAAATAACGGGATCCAAATTAAGGGTCCTCTGGAACTCTCTGATGTGGTGACATTCCGAACCATCGGGTCTACAGAGGATGCGGGGGGTGGCAATATTCAGGTGACGGGAACGATTAATGGCAATGTTCAGTTAAATTTGGAGGCGGGAATCGGGGATGTTGTCCTAGAAGGGGAGATCGGGAATCAAGTGGCGATCGCTGAGTTGTCTATTGATGCTCAAAACATTGATTTTCGCTCTACCACGACGAGTCAAGGACCGATCGCCATTGACGCCACGGGCACCGTTACCCTAGGCGATCGCCTCACGACTACCGGGGGAACGGTCAATATTACCGCCAGCGATGCCATTGTTACCGATGACATCACCACATCTGGGGCCTCGATTCATCTCAACAGTCAGAATAGCCAGATCACCACCGGGAATTTAGAGAGTGGGGCGATCGCAGCGGATGGGGGAACCATTAGTCTGCGCTCTTTCGCGGGTCTCTCCACCGGGGCGATCGATACCCATTCAACCATCGGTGCAGGCGGCAACGTCACCCTGCACAGTGAGCAAAATGATATCCAAGCCTCCTTTATTAATACAGAAGGAGCAACCATCGGCGGCAACGTCTCCATTCAAACCACGGGTGCCGTGCGAATCGTCAATTCTTTTCTCTCCCAAACCGGCGGCGAATTTAGTATTTCCACTGCTGCACCTCAAGGCGGCGAAATTACCATCACTCATGGCAGAAGTGAATTTGTGATTGGGGATCTCGATGGCAATGGCATCCTTGAAAACGGAGCCATTGCCGCCATTACCACTGGATCGGGAGAATTTCTCTCCCTCGGAGAATCGGTTTCCCAATCCCGCATCTACCTCAACCCCAATCCCTCCCTCGAATCGGCTACCTCGGAAACCGCCTCGGAGTCAAGGACAACCCTCGACGAAAAGGCTACCAATCAGGAAGAAACACAGAGTTCCGATCCATCGACTCCTTCTGAATCAGACTCTCAACCCGAGGCGGAAACGCCGGAGGAAACAGACTCGACAACGGAGGATTCTTCCACGGATTTAGGGGAAGAAACGCCTCCTGTAGAGGAGACTACAGCCGTTGATCCAGACCCAACCCCGGAAGCGCCTGGGGTCGAATCTGCCACTCCCGAGGAACCTGTGGCGGTGTCAGAACCAGCGGTGACTCCCACTCCCGAGGAACCTGTGGCGGTGTCAGAACCAGCGGTGACTCCCACTCCCGAGGAACCTGTGGCGGTGTCAGAACCAGCGGTGACTCCCACTCCCGAGAAACCTGTGGCGGTGTCAGAACCAGCGGTGACTCCCACTCCCGAGGAACCTGTGGCGGTGTCAGAACCAGCAGTGACTCCCACTCCCGAGGAACCTGTGGCGGTGTCAGAACCAGCAGTGACTCCTACTCCCGAGGAACCTGTGGCGGTGTCAGAACCCCAGGGGACTGATATCCCTAGGAATATCCCGATTTCAGAGAATCAAGGGACCGTGGAAACGATTCCGAGACTGGAACAGGTGATACCTCCCCCAGTGGTGGAAATTTTACCTTCAGAACCTGTAGAGTTGCCGATTATTCGGGAAGTCCTGACGGAACCGATCGCAGTCATGCCAACGGAAATACTGCAAAACCCGGAACCTCTGACTCAGACACCGGGACCCACCGTGGAGCCAGTGGCGGTGAATTCGGAACTCCCGGCACCTCCTCCACCGGCGATCGTCCCTCCGTTACGGACGCCGCAATCCTCCCCGATGGTCCCACCCCCCGCCCTGCCTCGGAATGATATATCCGAAAATGCTCGGGGTGTTGTGGAGATGGAGGTAGGGAATTTAGGAAGTCGTGAAGTTCCGATTCTTCAAATTGAGAGGAGCCCGAGTTCAATTGCACCGAGTTCAGTTGAAGGGCGAGTTCCCACTGCACCAATAGAGCAGGTGGAGGGGACTGTCGCCATTCCTGCGGTGGAGGCGATCGCCTCACCGGGGAAACTGGACTCGCCTCAACTTTCAGTTCAGTTGGAATTAGAAGCCGCTGCTCAAGCCTCTATTCCTCAGATTGAACAGATGCGGATGCAGGAATTTTACCCCAATCAACAAGGTCCGCTCTCAGAAGATGAGGCGGGGGCCAAAAATGTCAGGGATTTGCTCCAGGGAATTCGGCAAGAAATCAATGTCAATCCTGCGGTTGTTTATGCGATGTCCCTTCCTGAAGAATTGCAATTAGTGGTGATGACAGCAGAAGGGGTCCCCATCATCCACACAATTCCGACGGTTTCTCGGGATGCTCTACGAGCTAAAGTAACTGAATTACTCTCGGAACTGACGAATCCACGCAAAACCAATACCGACAGTTACATGAGCGCCTCGGTGCAACTTTATCAGTGGTTAATTGCGCCGATCGCCGCTGAATTGGAAGCACAGGGAATCGATATGTTAATGTTTTCTCTCGATGCAGGACTGCGGGGGATTCCGCTGGCGGCACTCCATGATGGAGAACAGTTTTTAATCGAAAAATACCGCTTGGGTTTAATCCCCAGTGTGAACCTCACGGAGACGAGTTATAAAAATTTAAACGAGACTCGGGTTCTGGCAATGGGAGCTTCTGATTTTAAAGACCCAAGTGTTCCCTCCTTAAAAGCGGTTCCGGTGGAATTAGCTCTAATTTCTGAAGTCTTTTCTCTAGAGAAATACTTTCTGAATGAAGAGTTTACGGCGGATAATTTACGCGCTTCCCGTCGCCAACAAAACTATGACATTATCCATCTGGCGACTCATGTCAAATTTTATAACGAAATAGAATATCCAGAAGGGGTTTCTGTGGCTTCGCGGCGCAAATCTTACATTCAATTTTGGGATGAACAAGTCCCCCTAGAGCAAATGCGGCAGTTGGGATTGGATGCTGGAACGGTGGAATTGTTAGTGTTAAGTGCTTGTGAAACTGCGGTGGGAAGTTCTGAGATAGAGTTGGGGTTTGCCGGATTAGCGGTGCAAATGGGGGTGAAGTCGGTTTTAGCCAGTTTGTGGCAGGTGGATGATGAGGGAACGTTAGGGTTGATGAGTGAGTTTTATCAGCAACTGAGTGCTCAAGAGCAAACGATTAAATCGGAAGCGCTTAGACAGGCACAACTGGCGTTTTTGCGGGGGGAAGTGTGGATGAGTGGTGACCACTTGGTGACCCCCCGAGGGGAGATTGATTTACCGCCGCAGATCACGCCAGAAATGGGCGATCGCAGTTTTGCTCATCCTTATTATTGGGCGGCATTTACCCTCGTTGGCAGTCCTTGGTAG
- a CDS encoding PAS domain-containing sensor histidine kinase, protein MSIKIVEFECDAGEEISKFPFFDLSDDLLCVINSNGDFQHINGSGEKILGFRPSELQQKSFFDGVHPEDRFSTREQLAQLSAELGTIAFENRYQCKNGDYKRLSWKAQWRGSEHFIWAIARELSPIPEGNPESLPPTEDDYAFFDLSQDLFCTLSFDGYFRSLNPAWEETLGFNPEELRATAFIEFVHPQDHESTLTEFVKLLQGCKTYSFENRYRCKNGNYRWLLWSACLGRERQCIYAIGHDITDRKYAELESDRAYEETRKFLNQVEVKLQSRSLAFNSAIYKLQNEIAERRETEKSLEKEREFLKALLNTVDAGIIAGDATGNLILFNRSIHDLYGLPDDSIPPEEWLNYYDLYQGDGITPISPEQIPLMRALNGEQVKKEEIVIAPKVGKPRIAVASGEPIFDEEGNQIGAVIAFHDITESKQKARALQESAQEKTELIQSLQNQAQELQNTLQELQRTQTQLIQSEKMSSLGQLVAGVAHEINNPVNFIYGNLAHANDYLADLLKLLTLYQVHYPQPVQEIYEFKEDIDLDFLQSDLPKLLSSMKVGAERIRQIVLSLRNFSRLNEAERKSVDIHEGIENTLLILHNRLRERSGNSGISVIKDYAQLPRIECYPAQLNQAIINIITNAIDALESRNREEYSSEQTPTLSIRTECLSNPWIAIYIRDNGPGMPTSVKEQIFNPFFTTKPVGKGTGLGLSIAYQIIAHKHSGELICHSQLGQGTEFVILIPLKQP, encoded by the coding sequence ATGAGTATAAAAATCGTAGAGTTCGAGTGTGATGCGGGGGAGGAAATCTCGAAGTTTCCCTTTTTCGATTTATCCGACGATCTGCTGTGCGTGATCAATAGCAATGGAGATTTTCAGCACATCAATGGTTCGGGAGAAAAAATCCTAGGATTTCGCCCTAGTGAACTTCAGCAGAAATCCTTTTTCGATGGTGTGCATCCCGAAGATCGATTTTCAACCCGAGAACAGTTAGCCCAACTCAGTGCAGAACTTGGGACGATCGCCTTTGAGAACCGCTATCAATGTAAAAATGGTGACTATAAGCGGTTATCCTGGAAAGCCCAATGGCGCGGGAGTGAACATTTCATCTGGGCGATCGCCCGGGAACTGTCGCCGATTCCAGAAGGGAACCCCGAATCCCTGCCTCCAACAGAGGATGATTATGCCTTTTTTGACCTTTCCCAGGACTTATTTTGTACCCTCAGTTTTGATGGGTATTTCCGCAGTTTAAATCCAGCCTGGGAAGAGACCCTGGGGTTTAACCCGGAGGAACTACGTGCGACAGCCTTTATCGAATTTGTCCATCCCCAAGATCATGAAAGCACCTTGACAGAATTCGTGAAACTCCTCCAAGGATGTAAGACTTACTCCTTTGAGAACCGTTATCGGTGTAAAAATGGTAACTATCGATGGTTATTGTGGAGTGCTTGTTTAGGACGTGAGCGCCAATGTATTTATGCGATCGGCCATGATATTACCGATCGCAAATATGCCGAACTCGAAAGCGATCGCGCCTATGAAGAAACTCGCAAATTCCTCAATCAAGTCGAAGTTAAACTGCAAAGTCGCAGTCTGGCTTTCAACAGTGCCATCTACAAACTGCAAAACGAAATCGCCGAACGCCGGGAAACCGAAAAATCTTTAGAAAAAGAGCGAGAATTTTTAAAAGCCCTCCTCAATACCGTTGATGCCGGAATTATCGCCGGGGATGCCACAGGAAACCTCATCCTATTCAACCGTTCAATTCACGACTTATATGGCTTACCCGATGACTCCATTCCCCCTGAAGAATGGTTAAATTATTATGACTTATATCAGGGAGATGGCATCACTCCTATTTCCCCAGAGCAAATTCCCTTAATGCGTGCACTCAACGGGGAACAGGTTAAAAAAGAGGAAATAGTCATTGCGCCCAAGGTGGGGAAACCCCGGATTGCCGTTGCCAGTGGTGAGCCAATTTTTGATGAAGAGGGCAATCAAATTGGGGCAGTTATTGCCTTCCATGATATTACCGAAAGCAAACAAAAAGCCCGAGCACTTCAGGAATCCGCTCAGGAAAAAACTGAATTAATTCAATCGTTACAAAACCAAGCCCAAGAGCTTCAAAACACTTTACAAGAACTACAACGTACTCAAACCCAGCTCATTCAAAGTGAAAAAATGTCCAGTTTGGGACAATTAGTCGCTGGAGTCGCCCATGAAATTAACAATCCCGTTAATTTCATTTATGGAAATCTGGCTCATGCCAATGACTATCTCGCCGATTTACTCAAACTCCTAACTCTTTACCAAGTCCATTATCCCCAACCCGTGCAGGAAATCTATGAATTCAAAGAGGATATTGACCTCGATTTTTTGCAAAGCGACCTGCCCAAATTGCTGAGTTCCATGAAAGTTGGAGCCGAACGAATCCGTCAAATTGTGCTTTCCCTGCGGAATTTTTCTCGCCTGAACGAAGCCGAACGCAAGTCAGTGGATATTCATGAGGGAATTGAAAATACCCTGCTCATTCTCCATAATCGGTTGAGAGAGAGAAGCGGAAATTCAGGGATTTCAGTGATTAAAGACTATGCTCAACTGCCCCGAATAGAATGCTATCCGGCGCAACTGAATCAAGCCATTATTAATATTATAACCAATGCGATCGATGCTTTAGAAAGCCGGAACCGGGAAGAGTATTCCAGCGAACAAACTCCCACTCTGAGCATCCGCACAGAATGCTTAAGTAACCCGTGGATAGCCATTTATATTCGGGACAATGGTCCAGGAATGCCCACATCGGTTAAAGAGCAAATTTTTAATCCATTTTTTACCACCAAACCCGTGGGCAAAGGCACCGGATTGGGGTTATCGATCGCCTATCAAATTATTGCCCACAAACATAGCGGTGAGTTAATTTGTCACTCGCAACTGGGACAAGGCACAGAATTTGTCATTTTAATTCCCCTGAAGCAACCCTGA